In Cicer arietinum cultivar CDC Frontier isolate Library 1 chromosome 7, Cicar.CDCFrontier_v2.0, whole genome shotgun sequence, a single window of DNA contains:
- the NAC57 gene encoding NAC domain-containing protein 100, with protein MRLPYIPRFFLPKTPLFMPFFSSLFSLLNLNTTTTTFTFSCFLTLISLHFFSFFHTSLTPFLFFSLHFIELLRLTLEIMENVSVLSCKEDEKMDLPPGFRFHPTDEELISHYLYKKVIDSNFSARAIGDVDLNKSEPWDLPWKAKMGEKEWYFFCVRDRKYPTGLRTNRATEAGYWKATGKDKEIFRGKSLVGMKKTLVFYKGRAPKGEKSNWVMHEYRLEGKFSVHNLPKAAKNEWVICRVFQKSSAGKKTHISGIMRLDTLGNDLGSSVLPPLTDSSHSIGKIKQLNDSAYVPCFSNSIDVQRNQGGIFDSFTNNNSIYGVSSNPLISTSSNPLYSNNNQVGCNLQFPSSVCGMQDQAILRALYENNGFKSERQQIVSVSKETDLTTDMNAETSSVVSNFDMSRRAFENNHHRPPPAAVDLDGTLWNY; from the exons ATGAGGTTACCTTACATTCCACGTTTCTTCCTCCCCAAAACACCACTATTTATGCCCTTCTTTTCCTCTCTTTTTTCCCTTCTCAATCTCAACACAACAACCACCACCTTCACTTTCTCATGTTTTCTAACTCTTATCTCCCTccatttcttctctttttttcatACATCACTAACACCTTTTCTCTTCTTTTCTCTTCATTTTATTGAGCTTTTAAGGTTGACCCTTGAAATTATGGAAAACGTTTCTGTTTTATCATGTAAAGAAGATGAGAAGATGGATTTGCCTCCTGGATTTCGATTTCATCCAACTGATGAAGAGCTTATAAGTCATTATTTATACAAAAAGGTTATTGATTCTAATTTCTCTGCAAGAGCAATTGGTGATGTAGACCTTAACAAGTCTGAACCTTGGGATTTGCCAT GGAAAGCAAAAATGGGAGAAAAGGAATGGTACTTTTTCTGTGTGAGAGACAGAAAATACCCAACAGGGTTGAGGACAAATAGAGCAACAGAAGCAGGGTATTGGAAAGCTACTGGGAAAGATAAAGAGATTTTCAGAGGGAAATCGTTGGTTGGAATGAAGAAAACTCTTGTTTTTTACAAAGGAAGAGCACCTAAAGGAGAGAAAAGTAATTGGGTTATGCATGAATATAGACTTGAGGGTAAATTCTCTGTTCACAATCTTCCTAAAGCTGCAAAG AATGAGTGGGTTATTTGTAGGGTGTTTCAGAAGAGTTCAGCTGGCAAAAAAACACATATTTCTGGGATAATGAGGTTGGACACTCTTGGTAACGATTTGGGTTCTTCTGTTTTACCACCCCTTACTGATTCATCTCATTCTATTGGGAAAATCAAACAATTGAATGATTCAGCTTACGTGCCCTGCTTCTCCAATTCAATTGATGTTCAAAGAAACCAAGGAGGGATCTTTGATTCTTTCACCAACAACAACTCAATTTATGGTGTTTCTTCAAATCCACTAATATCAACTTCTTCAAATCCACTATACTCTAATAATAATCAAGTTGGGTGTAATTTGCAATTTCCTAGTTCTGTTTGTGGTATGCAGGACCAAGCAATCCTAAGAGCTTTGTATGAAAACAATGGTTTCAAAAGTGAGAGACAGCAAATTGTGAGTGTCTCTAAGGAAACGGATTTAACTACTGATATGAACGCTGAAACATCTTCTGTTGTGTCAAATTTTGATATGAGTAGAAGGGCTTTTGAGAATAATCACCATCGTCCACCACCTGCTGCAGTTGATTTGGATGGTACTTTGTGGAATTACTAA